AGGCAGAGTGCATGCGCGAGCCGGAGGCGCGCTCATAGAAGCCAATCAGCACTTCGCGCTCTTCAAAGCCCCACGTAATCGGAGCCAGCGCGCCGCAGTCCATCGCCTGCGTCGTGATGTTCAGCATGTGCGACAGGATGCGGCCGATTTCGGAATACAGCACGCGAATGAACTTGGCACGGCGGGGCACTTCGAGACCAAGCAAACGCTCGATCGCAAGGCACCAAGCATGCTCCTGGTTCATAGGCGCGACATAGTCGAGCCGGTCAAAATAAGGCAGGCCCTGAAGGTAGGTCTTGTACTCCAGCAGCTTTTCGGTGCCGCGGTGCAGAAGACCGACATGGCTGTCGATCCGCTCGACGACTTCGCCGTCGAGATCCATGATCATGCGCAGCACACCGTGCGCAGCCGGGTGCTGCGGGCCAAAGTTCAGCGTAAACTTGCGGTCGTCGTCGGAGGACGAAATGTAAGCGCTATCAGCCATTGTCAGCCTCCTTCTCCGCCTTTTCATCGCCCGGCAGCTCTTTGGTCATGCCTTCCCAAGGCGAAAGGAAATCGAAGTTCCGGTATTCCTGAACGAGGCTCACCGGCTCATAGACAACCCGCTTTTCAAGGTCGTCATAACGTACTTCGGTATAGCCCGTCAGCGGGAAGTCCTTGCGCAGCGGATAGCCTTCAAAACCATAATCGGTCAGGATGCGGCGCATGTCCGGGTGGCCGGCAAAGCGGATGCCGTACATGTCAAACGCTTCGCGCTCGAACCAGTCGGCGCTCGGGTGCAGGCCGGTAAGGCTCGGCACAGCCGCGCTCTCATCGGTCGAGACCTTCACCCGGATACGCTGGTTCAGGCGCATCGACAGGAAGTGATAGACGACCTCAAAACGCTGGCTGCGCTCAGGATAGTCGACACCGCAAATATCGATCAGCGTCTCGAACACGCACTGATTGTCGTCTTTCAGGAATTTCGACAGGCGCAGGATCGAATCGCGTTCGGCGAGCAGCGTCAGCTCGCCATGCTTCACATGGAAGCTTTTCACCATATCAGCGCACGAGTCGCTGATATGCTCGCCAAGCTCTTTCAGGGCTTCACTCATGACCAGTAAATCCTTTCCGCCTAGCGCTCGATCGAGCCTTCGCGGCGGATCTTCTTCTGAAGTTGCAGCATACCATAGACGAGCGCTTCTGCGGTCGGCGGACAGCCTGGCACATAGATGTCGACAGGCACGATACGGTCACAGCCGCGAACGACTGAATATGAATAGTGATAATAACCGCCGCCATTCGCGCACGAGCCCATGGAAACAACGTAACGCGGCTCCGGCATCTGGTCGTAGACCTTGCGAAGCGCTGGCGCCATCTTGTTGGTGAGCGTACCTGCGACGATCATCACGTCTGACTGACGCGGAGAGCCGCGCGGTGCCATGCCGAAGCGCTCCAGGTCGTAACGCGGATTGCCTGCCTGCATCATTTCAACAGCGCAGCACGCCAGACCGAACGTCATCCACATGAGTGAACCGGTCCGCGCCCACGCAATCAGGTCGTCTGCCCGCGCGGTGAAATAGCCTTTGTCGGCAAGGTGATCGGAAAGTCCGGCAAAGAACGGGTCATCAGCGCGCACATCGTGCCCGCCTTCGACACCGGCGCGGCCGGCTCCAAGTGCATATGGCTTATAGTCGTCGGCCATCTATTCCCACTCCAGCGCCCCACGGCGCCATTCGTATATGA
This genomic interval from Thalassovita mediterranea contains the following:
- a CDS encoding NADH-quinone oxidoreductase subunit C yields the protein MSEALKELGEHISDSCADMVKSFHVKHGELTLLAERDSILRLSKFLKDDNQCVFETLIDICGVDYPERSQRFEVVYHFLSMRLNQRIRVKVSTDESAAVPSLTGLHPSADWFEREAFDMYGIRFAGHPDMRRILTDYGFEGYPLRKDFPLTGYTEVRYDDLEKRVVYEPVSLVQEYRNFDFLSPWEGMTKELPGDEKAEKEADNG
- a CDS encoding NADH-quinone oxidoreductase subunit B, which encodes MADDYKPYALGAGRAGVEGGHDVRADDPFFAGLSDHLADKGYFTARADDLIAWARTGSLMWMTFGLACCAVEMMQAGNPRYDLERFGMAPRGSPRQSDVMIVAGTLTNKMAPALRKVYDQMPEPRYVVSMGSCANGGGYYHYSYSVVRGCDRIVPVDIYVPGCPPTAEALVYGMLQLQKKIRREGSIER